One genomic window of Puniceicoccus vermicola includes the following:
- a CDS encoding SDR family NAD(P)-dependent oxidoreductase, giving the protein MEKPILVTGVSSGLGRGLAEVYLEKGYKVYGCSRRAPEELIERGLIHESVDLGSPEQGAEKFRKLIRGVEAWELVYLNAGKLGEIRDMKDAPLDDLRETMEINVWANKWILDLLFEEASEVKQVIGISSGASKSGSRGWNGYSLSKAALNMLMKLYAGERPDTHFTALAPGLVDSGMQDYLTNLPADDRFQPLEILKAAKGTEKMPDGKTCAGMIVDLLPKIRAGESGEFADIRKL; this is encoded by the coding sequence ATGGAAAAACCGATCTTAGTTACCGGAGTAAGTTCAGGGCTCGGACGCGGACTAGCCGAAGTGTATCTGGAGAAGGGCTACAAAGTATATGGTTGCAGCCGCAGGGCGCCGGAAGAGTTGATCGAAAGAGGTTTGATTCACGAGTCGGTTGATCTTGGGAGCCCCGAGCAAGGGGCGGAGAAGTTTCGCAAATTGATCCGGGGTGTGGAGGCTTGGGAACTCGTTTATTTGAACGCAGGAAAGCTTGGAGAGATTCGGGATATGAAAGATGCTCCACTGGACGATTTGCGAGAAACGATGGAGATCAATGTGTGGGCGAATAAATGGATCCTGGATCTGCTTTTCGAGGAGGCCTCCGAAGTGAAACAGGTGATTGGAATTTCCTCGGGTGCCTCGAAGTCCGGAAGCCGCGGATGGAATGGGTACAGTCTTTCCAAGGCGGCTTTGAATATGCTGATGAAGCTATACGCTGGAGAGCGCCCGGATACTCATTTTACAGCCTTGGCCCCGGGCCTTGTTGATTCAGGGATGCAGGACTACTTGACGAATCTTCCTGCCGATGATCGATTTCAGCCGTTGGAGATTCTTAAGGCAGCGAAGGGCACCGAAAAGATGCCCGACGGGAAGACTTGTGCGGGAATGATCGTGGATCTACTGCCAAAGATTCGAGCAGGAGAGAGCGGGGAATTCGCGGATATCCGAAAGCTCTAA
- a CDS encoding squalene/phytoene synthase family protein: MPIPRHLFQRIPPLPVDSLEAAASPPSSLNHSFDCSAEITRHHAKSFYFASHFLRSQKRKESYSVYAYCRYIDDRIDEHKPDTPPPSQSVLLSENQQLLKGNHSQRFAAAFSWTCSERAIPIQLLDDLVEGCCRDREQVRIQTQQELEEYCYLVASVVGLMMCRIFGVSSADAYPRAVEMGLAMQLTNILRDIREDYEKDRIYLPAEELAKRGLSVEELLKNGPDEKWKTYLDHLIQMAREWYQSAETGLPYLRNRTCARTARIMGRVYSGILNEIEKADYDIRRRHYVPFPRKLRLALF, encoded by the coding sequence GTGCCGATCCCCCGACACCTTTTCCAACGGATCCCTCCTCTCCCGGTCGATTCCCTGGAAGCGGCGGCGAGTCCACCCTCCTCACTGAACCACTCCTTTGACTGCTCGGCAGAGATCACACGCCATCACGCGAAGAGCTTCTACTTCGCCTCCCACTTCCTACGCTCTCAGAAACGAAAGGAATCCTATTCGGTGTATGCCTACTGTCGCTACATTGATGACCGAATCGACGAGCATAAACCCGACACCCCTCCACCGTCTCAATCGGTTCTCCTCTCCGAGAACCAGCAACTACTGAAAGGGAACCACTCGCAACGATTCGCAGCTGCCTTCTCTTGGACGTGCAGCGAGCGAGCCATCCCAATCCAACTCCTGGACGACCTAGTTGAGGGCTGCTGCCGGGACCGGGAGCAGGTTCGGATCCAGACCCAACAGGAACTGGAGGAATACTGCTATTTGGTCGCCTCCGTCGTCGGACTGATGATGTGCCGCATCTTCGGGGTTAGTTCGGCCGATGCCTACCCCCGTGCCGTAGAGATGGGCCTCGCCATGCAGCTGACGAACATCCTCCGCGACATTCGCGAAGACTACGAAAAAGATCGTATCTACCTCCCCGCCGAGGAACTCGCGAAACGAGGTTTGAGCGTTGAGGAATTGCTGAAAAACGGCCCTGACGAAAAGTGGAAAACTTACTTGGACCATCTCATCCAGATGGCGCGCGAATGGTACCAATCTGCAGAGACCGGTCTCCCCTACTTACGAAACCGAACCTGCGCCCGGACCGCTCGCATCATGGGCCGAGTCTACAGTGGGATCCTCAACGAAATCGAGAAGGCTGACTACGACATCCGGAGACGCCACTACGTCCCCTTCCCCCGAAAACTTCGGCTCGCCCTCTTTTAG